The Clarias gariepinus isolate MV-2021 ecotype Netherlands chromosome 7, CGAR_prim_01v2, whole genome shotgun sequence genome includes a window with the following:
- the sema6dl gene encoding sema domain, transmembrane domain (TM), and cytoplasmic domain, (semaphorin) 6D, like isoform X3: MWCVLFPNLLLLVVGTHAVSFPEDTAPLDIVDRHYSRQYPVFRGRPSGNESQHRLDFQLMTRIQDTLFIAGRDQVYLVSLRESYRNDITPYRKLTWRSSQADRETCALKGKHRDECHNFIKVLVPRSDDLVFICGTNGFNPMCRYYRLDNLEFDGEEISGLARCPFDAKQTNVALFSEGKLYSATVADFLASDAVIYRSMGDGSALRTIKYDSKWLKEPHFLHAVDYGNYVYFFFREIAAEHNNLGRVVYSRVARVCKSDLGGSQRVLEKHWTSFVKARLNCSVPGESFFYFDVLQSLTDIITIDGVPSVVGVFTTQLNSIPGSAVCAFSMPDIEKVFEGRFKEQKTPDSVWTPVSDDRLPRPRPGCCAGHGSAESYKSSIELPDETLQFVKLHPLMDGAVPSVRDEPWVTKTRVRYRLTALAVDNAAGPYKNYTVVFVGSEAGVVLKVLAKTAMSSLNESVLLEEVDAFNPAKCVSNSEEDRRVLSFHLDRDTHTLYVAFTSCVVRIPLSRCERHRTCHKSCIASRDPYCGWMSHGACERIPADVDGGFEQDVEFGETGRLGDCHDQESPVLRVTPSSASEPKRSPPTPPSPPPRLLDTRRSVLRDDSETSRSYETVMEGIWEIQAADSNQLVHMNILITCVFAAFLLGAFIAGAVVYCYRDIFLHKRARQVHKVPHSKDEESAPSRSDSTGSFTKLNGLFESPVKEFPSAMEEARIYFSGDKEEKSPESKTIILSRQNPELAALPTPESTPVLHQKGLQPNKSQWERAQGKMCVPRKETPPKSPQNPNIPSAVVLPNATHEKTVPSGDTGSVKSVQKERRRSIDARNTLNELLKHLNEANETEATSANPKAIMADMPRPRPQLMLEPLENLAEIPPKVPSREASLYSPTSYSPPSSFSASSSYSPSSSLPRHSPTKRVDVPSVPTSPTGQMGTLDRQRFHRAGSGHRHAGSPGAMVARHSSFRGTLAPPTPPSRMDSQGISRQHSYSGYGSLPRTSVKRTPSLRPDVPPKPGGFVPQTRPVNKYSY, from the exons ATGTGGTGTGTATTGTTCCCCAAcctgctgctgctggtggttGGAACCCACGCCGTCAGTTTCCCTGAAGACACCGCACCTCTGGACATCGTGGACAGACact actCCAGACAGTATCCTGTATTCCGAGGTCGTCCGTCTGGAAACGAATCCCAACACCGACTGGACTTTCAGCTGATGACCCGGATACAGGACACACTGTTCATCGCCGGCAG GGATCAGGTGTACCTAGTGAGTCTTAGGGAGTCGTACAGGAATGACATCACTCCCTACAGG AAGCTGACGTGGAGGTCGAGTCAGGCGGACCGAGAGACGTGTGCGCTGAAGGGCAAGCACAGG GACGAGTGCcataactttattaaagttttggTTCCCAGAAGCGATGATCTTGTTTTTATCTGTGGCACTAACGGCTTCAACCCCATGTGCCGTTACTACagg CTGGATAATCTAGAGTTTGATGGAGAGGAGATTAGCGGTTTAGCTCGGTGTCCGTTTGATGCTAAACAGACCAATGTAGCACTATtttcag agggGAAGCTGTACTCGGCCACAGTAGCTGACTTCCTGGCCAGTGATGCAGTGATTTATCGTAGTATGGGAGACGGCTCAGCGCTGAGGACCATCAAATACGACTCCAAATGGCTAAAgg AGCCTCACTTCCTGCACGCAGTGGATTATGGGAACTATGTGTACTTTTTCTTCAGAGAGATCGCAGCAGAACACAACAACCTCGGGAGG gtgGTGTACTCCCGTGTGGCGCGGGTGTGTAAGAGCGACCTGGGCGGGTCTCAGCGCGTCCTGGAGAAACACTGGACGTCGTTTGTGAAGGCGCGGCTGAACTGCTCCGTCCCCGGGGAGTCCTTCTTCTACTTCGACGTCCTGCAGTCGCTCACTGACATCATCACCATCGACGGCGTTCCGTCTGTAGTGGGCGTGTTCACCACTCAGCTcaacag tATCCCAGGGTCAGCAGTGTGTGCGTTCTCCATGCCGGACATCGAGAAGGTGTTTGAAGGACGCTTTAAGGAGCAGAAAACTCCAGACTCCGTCTGGACTCCGGTTTCAGACGACAGACTGCCCCGCCCCCG accGGGATGCTGCGCTGGTCACGGATCAGCAGAATCATACAAAAGCTCCATCGAGTTGCCGGATGAAACGCTGCAGTTTGTAAAGTTACACCCGCTGATGGACGGCGCCGTGCCCTCAGTCCGAGACGAGCCCTGGGTCACTAAGACCAGAGTCAG gtaccGGCTGACGGCTCTGGCGGTGGATAACGCTGCAGGTCCCTATAAGAACTACACGGTGGTGTTTGTGGGGTCCGAGGCGGGCGTGGTCCTGAAGGTCCTGGCGAAGACGGCGATGTCATCTCTGAACGAGAGCGTGCTGCTGGAGGAGGTCGACGCCTTTAACCCGGCCAA gtgTGTGTCCAACAGTGAGGAAGACAGACGTGTCCTCTCCTTCCACctggacagagacacacacactctgtacgTGGCCTTCACCAGCTGTGTGGTGAGAATCCCACTGAGCCGCTGTGAGAGACACCGAACCTGTCACAA gtcatGTATTGCATCCCGGGATCCGTACTGTGGCTGGATGTCACATGGGGCGTGTGAAAGGATCCCAGCAGACGTGGA CGGTGGGTTCGAGCAGGATGTGGAGTTCGGGGAGACGGGGCGTCTCGGTGACTGTCACG ACCAGGAAAGCCCGGTGCTGCGGGTCACACCGTCCTCCGCCTCAGAACCCAAACgctccccccccacccccccctctcctcctccgcGACTCCTCGACACGCGGAGATCCGTTCTCCGTGACGATTCGGAAACTTCCAGATCTTATGAAACGGTGATGGAGG GTATTTGGGAGATCCAGGCGGCCGACTCCAACCAGCTGGTGCACATGAACATCCTGATCACGTGCGTGTTCGCTGCCTTCCTGTTGGGGGCGTTCATCGCTGGCGCTGTAGTCTACTGCTACCGAGACATCTTCCTTCACAAGAGGGCGCGCCAAGTTCACAAAGTGCCGCACAGTAAAGATGAGGAATCTGCGCCGTCGCGCTCGGACTCCACCGGGAGCTTCACCAAGCTGAACGGCCTGTTCGAGAGTCCGGTGAAGGAATTCCCCAGCGCCATGGAGGAGGCCCGGATATACTTTAGCGGagacaaagaggaaaaaagtccAGAATCCAAAACCATCATCCTCAGCAGGCAGAACCCAGAGCTAGCAGCGCTGCCCACGCCCGAGTCCACGCCAGTGCTTCACCAGAAGGGGCTGCAGCCCAACAAGAGCCAGTGGGAGAGAGCGCAaggaaaaatgtgtgtgcctCGGAAAGAAACTCCGCCCAAAAGCCCACAAAACCCCAACATCCCCAGCGCAGTCGTGCTTCCAAACGCGACGCACGAGAAAACGGTCCCGAGTGGTGACACAGGCAGCGTCAAGTCGGTCCAAAAGGAGCGCCGGCGTTCCATAGACGCAAGAAACACACTTAACGAGCTTCTGAAGCACCTTAATGAGGCTAACGAGACCGAGGCCACAAGCGCTAACCCTAAAGCCATCATGGCCGACATGCCTCGTCCTCGCCCACAACTGATGCTCGAGCCCCTGGAGAACTTAGCAGAAATACCACCTAAAGTCCCGAGTCGGGAAGCGTCACTTTACTCCCCGACGTCCTATTCTCCGCCCTCGTCCTTTTCGGCTTCTTCGTCCTATTCGCCGTCGTCCTCGTTGCCTCGGCACAGTCCCACCAAGCGCGTGGACGTCCCGTCCGTTCCCACGTCGCCCACTGGACAAATGGGTACCCTCGACCGGCAGCGTTTCCACCGTGCCGGCTCCGGACACCGTCATGCTGGATCGCCGGGCGCCATGGTGGCACGCCACTCCAGTTTCCGTGGTACCCTGGCTCCGCCCACACCGCCCTCCAGGATGGACTCGCAAGGCATTTCTAGGCAACACAGTTACAGCGGATACGGATCACTTCCTCGGACTTCTGTTAAACGAACGCCGTCGTTAAGGCCAGACGTCCCGCCCAAACCCGGAGGATTCGTACCGCAAACGAGGCCCGTAAACAAATACAGCTACTGA
- the sema6dl gene encoding sema domain, transmembrane domain (TM), and cytoplasmic domain, (semaphorin) 6D, like isoform X5, whose translation MWCVLFPNLLLLVVGTHAVSFPEDTAPLDIVDRHYSRQYPVFRGRPSGNESQHRLDFQLMTRIQDTLFIAGRDQVYLVSLRESYRNDITPYRKLTWRSSQADRETCALKGKHRDECHNFIKVLVPRSDDLVFICGTNGFNPMCRYYRLDNLEFDGEEISGLARCPFDAKQTNVALFSEGKLYSATVADFLASDAVIYRSMGDGSALRTIKYDSKWLKEPHFLHAVDYGNYVYFFFREIAAEHNNLGRVVYSRVARVCKSDLGGSQRVLEKHWTSFVKARLNCSVPGESFFYFDVLQSLTDIITIDGVPSVVGVFTTQLNSIPGSAVCAFSMPDIEKVFEGRFKEQKTPDSVWTPVSDDRLPRPRPGCCAGHGSAESYKSSIELPDETLQFVKLHPLMDGAVPSVRDEPWVTKTRVRYRLTALAVDNAAGPYKNYTVVFVGSEAGVVLKVLAKTAMSSLNESVLLEEVDAFNPAKCVSNSEEDRRVLSFHLDRDTHTLYVAFTSCVVRIPLSRCERHRTCHKSCIASRDPYCGWMSHGACERIPADVDGGFEQDVEFGETGRLGDCHGIWEIQAADSNQLVHMNILITCVFAAFLLGAFIAGAVVYCYRDIFLHKRARQVHKVPHSKDEESAPSRSDSTGSFTKLNGLFESPVKEFPSAMEEARIYFSGDKEEKSPESKTIILSRQNPELAALPTPESTPVLHQKGLQPNKSQWERAQGKMCVPRKETPPKSPQNPNIPSAVVLPNATHEKTVPSGDTGSVKSVQKERRRSIDARNTLNELLKHLNEANETEATSANPKAIMADMPRPRPQLMLEPLENLAEIPPKVPSREASLYSPTSYSPPSSFSASSSYSPSSSLPRHSPTKRVDVPSVPTSPTGQMGTLDRQRFHRAGSGHRHAGSPGAMVARHSSFRGTLAPPTPPSRMDSQGISRQHSYSGYGSLPRTSVKRTPSLRPDVPPKPGGFVPQTRPVNKYSY comes from the exons ATGTGGTGTGTATTGTTCCCCAAcctgctgctgctggtggttGGAACCCACGCCGTCAGTTTCCCTGAAGACACCGCACCTCTGGACATCGTGGACAGACact actCCAGACAGTATCCTGTATTCCGAGGTCGTCCGTCTGGAAACGAATCCCAACACCGACTGGACTTTCAGCTGATGACCCGGATACAGGACACACTGTTCATCGCCGGCAG GGATCAGGTGTACCTAGTGAGTCTTAGGGAGTCGTACAGGAATGACATCACTCCCTACAGG AAGCTGACGTGGAGGTCGAGTCAGGCGGACCGAGAGACGTGTGCGCTGAAGGGCAAGCACAGG GACGAGTGCcataactttattaaagttttggTTCCCAGAAGCGATGATCTTGTTTTTATCTGTGGCACTAACGGCTTCAACCCCATGTGCCGTTACTACagg CTGGATAATCTAGAGTTTGATGGAGAGGAGATTAGCGGTTTAGCTCGGTGTCCGTTTGATGCTAAACAGACCAATGTAGCACTATtttcag agggGAAGCTGTACTCGGCCACAGTAGCTGACTTCCTGGCCAGTGATGCAGTGATTTATCGTAGTATGGGAGACGGCTCAGCGCTGAGGACCATCAAATACGACTCCAAATGGCTAAAgg AGCCTCACTTCCTGCACGCAGTGGATTATGGGAACTATGTGTACTTTTTCTTCAGAGAGATCGCAGCAGAACACAACAACCTCGGGAGG gtgGTGTACTCCCGTGTGGCGCGGGTGTGTAAGAGCGACCTGGGCGGGTCTCAGCGCGTCCTGGAGAAACACTGGACGTCGTTTGTGAAGGCGCGGCTGAACTGCTCCGTCCCCGGGGAGTCCTTCTTCTACTTCGACGTCCTGCAGTCGCTCACTGACATCATCACCATCGACGGCGTTCCGTCTGTAGTGGGCGTGTTCACCACTCAGCTcaacag tATCCCAGGGTCAGCAGTGTGTGCGTTCTCCATGCCGGACATCGAGAAGGTGTTTGAAGGACGCTTTAAGGAGCAGAAAACTCCAGACTCCGTCTGGACTCCGGTTTCAGACGACAGACTGCCCCGCCCCCG accGGGATGCTGCGCTGGTCACGGATCAGCAGAATCATACAAAAGCTCCATCGAGTTGCCGGATGAAACGCTGCAGTTTGTAAAGTTACACCCGCTGATGGACGGCGCCGTGCCCTCAGTCCGAGACGAGCCCTGGGTCACTAAGACCAGAGTCAG gtaccGGCTGACGGCTCTGGCGGTGGATAACGCTGCAGGTCCCTATAAGAACTACACGGTGGTGTTTGTGGGGTCCGAGGCGGGCGTGGTCCTGAAGGTCCTGGCGAAGACGGCGATGTCATCTCTGAACGAGAGCGTGCTGCTGGAGGAGGTCGACGCCTTTAACCCGGCCAA gtgTGTGTCCAACAGTGAGGAAGACAGACGTGTCCTCTCCTTCCACctggacagagacacacacactctgtacgTGGCCTTCACCAGCTGTGTGGTGAGAATCCCACTGAGCCGCTGTGAGAGACACCGAACCTGTCACAA gtcatGTATTGCATCCCGGGATCCGTACTGTGGCTGGATGTCACATGGGGCGTGTGAAAGGATCCCAGCAGACGTGGA CGGTGGGTTCGAGCAGGATGTGGAGTTCGGGGAGACGGGGCGTCTCGGTGACTGTCACG GTATTTGGGAGATCCAGGCGGCCGACTCCAACCAGCTGGTGCACATGAACATCCTGATCACGTGCGTGTTCGCTGCCTTCCTGTTGGGGGCGTTCATCGCTGGCGCTGTAGTCTACTGCTACCGAGACATCTTCCTTCACAAGAGGGCGCGCCAAGTTCACAAAGTGCCGCACAGTAAAGATGAGGAATCTGCGCCGTCGCGCTCGGACTCCACCGGGAGCTTCACCAAGCTGAACGGCCTGTTCGAGAGTCCGGTGAAGGAATTCCCCAGCGCCATGGAGGAGGCCCGGATATACTTTAGCGGagacaaagaggaaaaaagtccAGAATCCAAAACCATCATCCTCAGCAGGCAGAACCCAGAGCTAGCAGCGCTGCCCACGCCCGAGTCCACGCCAGTGCTTCACCAGAAGGGGCTGCAGCCCAACAAGAGCCAGTGGGAGAGAGCGCAaggaaaaatgtgtgtgcctCGGAAAGAAACTCCGCCCAAAAGCCCACAAAACCCCAACATCCCCAGCGCAGTCGTGCTTCCAAACGCGACGCACGAGAAAACGGTCCCGAGTGGTGACACAGGCAGCGTCAAGTCGGTCCAAAAGGAGCGCCGGCGTTCCATAGACGCAAGAAACACACTTAACGAGCTTCTGAAGCACCTTAATGAGGCTAACGAGACCGAGGCCACAAGCGCTAACCCTAAAGCCATCATGGCCGACATGCCTCGTCCTCGCCCACAACTGATGCTCGAGCCCCTGGAGAACTTAGCAGAAATACCACCTAAAGTCCCGAGTCGGGAAGCGTCACTTTACTCCCCGACGTCCTATTCTCCGCCCTCGTCCTTTTCGGCTTCTTCGTCCTATTCGCCGTCGTCCTCGTTGCCTCGGCACAGTCCCACCAAGCGCGTGGACGTCCCGTCCGTTCCCACGTCGCCCACTGGACAAATGGGTACCCTCGACCGGCAGCGTTTCCACCGTGCCGGCTCCGGACACCGTCATGCTGGATCGCCGGGCGCCATGGTGGCACGCCACTCCAGTTTCCGTGGTACCCTGGCTCCGCCCACACCGCCCTCCAGGATGGACTCGCAAGGCATTTCTAGGCAACACAGTTACAGCGGATACGGATCACTTCCTCGGACTTCTGTTAAACGAACGCCGTCGTTAAGGCCAGACGTCCCGCCCAAACCCGGAGGATTCGTACCGCAAACGAGGCCCGTAAACAAATACAGCTACTGA